CTCAGTTTGGTGAGAGCGCTTGCCTGTCACGCAAGAGGTCGCGAGTTCGAGCCTCGTCACTCCCGCCATTAAACGCCGTTCTAGCTCATGCGGTAGAGCAACTGATTTGTAATCAGTAGGTGGTTGGTTCGAGTCCGACGAGCGGCACCAGAGCAATTAACCAAAAGCAAAGTTCGAAATATACGCCTGAGTGGTGAAATGGTATACACGCTAGTTTCAGGTACTAGTGCCGATTGCGGCATAAGAGTTCGAGTCTCTTCTCAGGCACCAAAATGATCATGAAAGCCCGGCGTTTCCGTCGGGATTTTTATTTTCCCCGCCCTTTTCCGAAAGATTTTTTGACAAAGCTTTCGGATCTGCATTATAATATAGGTAGGGCAGTTGGAGTGAAATACCGACTTTTGCACAAAACCGCGGCGTATAATCTTGCTTGACATATATTGTGAAACCCTGAAAATTGGAGGAAACATGGATTATCTGGAAAAAAAGCGAAAAGACGACCTCATCGTGAATCCGACGCCGAGATGCGCCTGTATACTGGTCCTCGACACATCGGGCTCCATGGCGGGAGACCCCATCGAGGAGTTGAACAACGGGCTCATGAACTTTCTGTCGGAGGTCCGGGAGGACGAATTGGCCCAATACTCGGTGGAATTGGGCATTGTCGCCGCAGGCGGCGGCGTGCGGGAGGCGCTTCCCCTGACGCCGATCCACTTGATCGAGGCCGTGAATTATTTTGAGGCCGGCGGCGATACGCCCCTGGGCGAAGCGGTGGAAACGGCCCTCAACATGCTTGAACGCCGGAAGACCGAATACAAACGCACAGGGGTTCCCTATTACCAGCCCTGGCTTGTGCTGATCAGCGACGGCGAGCCCAACGACAACTGGGAGGAGACCGCCGCCCGGGCCCGGAACATGTCGGCCGCCCGTAAGCTCGTTTCGCTCCCCGTCGGAGTCAGTTCGGCTGACCTTGACGTATTGTCCCGCTTTTCGAGCAGACCCGCCAAAAGATTGTCGGGACTCAAATTCCGGGAATTCTTTGAATGGCTCTCGGCCAGCATGGCCCGGGTGTCCAGCTCCGCCTCGACGACGGCCCAGATCAATCTGCCGCCCACGGACGGTTGGGACAGCATATGAGACCGACGCTCTCCCAGACCATCGCCCGGATGGTCAATCCCTTTTTCATCGGAAAGACCGCGAGAAAAGAACGGAAGCCCGCGGCTGCTTATCCCGCCGGATTCAAGCGCGTCACCGAGGTCTTTGACCGGCTCGGGCAGCCGAAGATCCTCGGAGACCCCATCGCGAAGCCGGGCGGGGAAGGCTGCGTCTATTTCCTGAAAGACAAGCCCGATATTCTCGTCAAGATTTACCATCCGCGCAAATTGGAAGGGCATAGGGCCGAATACCGGGAAAAAATCGAGGCCATGATCGGAATCAAGGACGAATTCCGGGATTTTCCGGTATGCTGGCCGCTGCTTTCCGTGTTTGACCAGGAAAAAAACTGGATTGGCTACGCCATGCAGCGAGGAATAGGCGCGCCCATGCGCTATCTGGCCCACGCGGTCGCTTACCGCAAGCATTTTCCCTATTTGGACAGGACGCTGCTTCTGGAATATCTCGTGAGCTTCGTCCGAAACATCCTTTTTTTGCAGGAAAAAGGAGTTTTTATCGGCGATTACAATATGCTGAATTTTCTCTGCGACACCCGAAGCGACAAGGTGACCATGATCGATTGCGACAGCTATCAGATCGAAATCGAAGGAAAACGCTACCCCTGCCCCGTGGGGAGTCCTGATCTGACCCCGGTTGAGCACCACGACAAGGATTTTAGGACGGTGGCGCACACGAAGCAGAGCGAGGCCTTTTCCCTGGCG
Above is a window of Fusobacteriaceae bacterium DNA encoding:
- a CDS encoding VWA domain-containing protein yields the protein MDYLEKKRKDDLIVNPTPRCACILVLDTSGSMAGDPIEELNNGLMNFLSEVREDELAQYSVELGIVAAGGGVREALPLTPIHLIEAVNYFEAGGDTPLGEAVETALNMLERRKTEYKRTGVPYYQPWLVLISDGEPNDNWEETAARARNMSAARKLVSLPVGVSSADLDVLSRFSSRPAKRLSGLKFREFFEWLSASMARVSSSASTTAQINLPPTDGWDSI